Proteins encoded together in one Alteribacter keqinensis window:
- the lpdA gene encoding dihydrolipoyl dehydrogenase, with translation MVVGELVQERDLIVIGGGPGGYSAAIRAAQMGLDVTLVEKKHLGGVCLNEGCIPSKIFTHSTSTLADTRKVSRFGIQTGEVTFHFDQMHAWRDQVVTGLRKGVEALCKTHKIDVIYGEASFLSEDRIGVEHGHQFDTYRFKQVILATGSMYEAPIWAKPDHKCILDTTSVFKLETVPEHLIVSGSDYIALEAAFGYRELGASVTVLLETDSFGFDVSIDKELLRVMKKQKIAVVKKARVTSVENDGDGALLSYESAKGREELTASHVFVSSVPRPRIRDLGLDRAGVEVNEEGYIEVSDRAQTNVPSIYAVGDITPGPPLAIKALKQGKVAAENAGGRQSAFDLHFIPKVAHTNPPVASVGLTEAEAKEQGYSVKISEFASGGNGFASITGSKDGKTKIVVDETNDVLLGFHAIGKGAVELISNGVTALEMAARDEDLSYPYYPHPSLNENWLEAVEGLTGKAIHAPPARQMAKSGK, from the coding sequence ATGGTTGTGGGAGAACTGGTTCAGGAAAGAGATCTCATTGTCATCGGGGGCGGACCCGGGGGCTATTCTGCAGCAATCCGCGCAGCCCAGATGGGTCTTGATGTGACCTTGGTTGAAAAAAAACATCTCGGGGGCGTGTGTCTCAATGAAGGATGTATCCCATCGAAAATCTTCACACACAGCACGTCCACCCTGGCTGATACACGGAAGGTTTCCCGGTTTGGAATCCAGACTGGGGAAGTGACTTTTCACTTCGATCAGATGCACGCATGGCGCGATCAGGTTGTCACAGGCCTCCGAAAAGGGGTCGAAGCGTTGTGTAAAACTCACAAAATCGATGTCATTTATGGGGAAGCGTCATTTTTATCTGAAGACAGAATTGGTGTGGAACACGGTCACCAATTTGATACGTACCGATTTAAGCAAGTGATACTGGCAACCGGCAGCATGTATGAAGCCCCGATTTGGGCCAAACCTGACCACAAGTGTATCCTGGATACCACATCGGTATTCAAACTCGAAACAGTACCTGAGCACCTCATCGTGTCAGGCAGCGACTATATTGCCCTGGAGGCCGCGTTTGGCTACCGGGAGCTCGGGGCGAGTGTGACCGTGCTGCTGGAAACGGACAGCTTCGGATTCGATGTGAGTATTGATAAGGAACTTTTAAGAGTAATGAAAAAGCAAAAAATCGCTGTTGTGAAAAAAGCGAGAGTTACATCCGTTGAAAATGATGGGGACGGGGCTTTACTCAGCTATGAATCGGCAAAAGGAAGAGAAGAACTAACAGCAAGTCATGTATTTGTTTCTTCTGTTCCAAGGCCCCGTATTCGGGATCTCGGTCTCGACAGGGCCGGCGTGGAAGTGAACGAGGAAGGCTATATTGAAGTGAGCGACCGGGCACAGACCAATGTTCCTTCCATTTACGCAGTCGGTGATATTACACCTGGTCCGCCACTTGCCATCAAAGCCCTTAAACAGGGGAAAGTGGCAGCAGAAAACGCCGGGGGCAGACAGTCGGCTTTTGATCTTCATTTTATTCCGAAAGTGGCTCATACGAACCCTCCTGTAGCTTCGGTCGGTTTAACAGAAGCCGAGGCAAAAGAGCAGGGATACTCGGTGAAGATAAGCGAATTTGCATCAGGTGGAAACGGGTTTGCAAGCATTACCGGCAGCAAAGATGGAAAAACAAAAATCGTGGTGGATGAGACGAACGATGTTCTGTTAGGGTTTCATGCGATCGGCAAGGGAGCTGTTGAGCTTATCTCCAACGGCGTTACCGCCCTTGAAATGGCAGCGAGAGATGAGGATTTAAGCTATCCTTATTATCCGCACCCAAGTCTGAATGAGAACTGGCTCGAAGCTGTGGAAGGACTGACTGGTAAAGCAATCCATGCTCCTCCTGCACGTCAGATGGCTAAAAGCGGAAAATAG
- a CDS encoding NAD(P)H-dependent flavin oxidoreductase, with amino-acid sequence MNRLTDLLHIDCPIIQGGMGNISHAQLTASISEAGGLGTFGVGTFPADHVRMELARIKELTDRPFCVNIPIRVQPDVKEMIRLVLDLKVPVVSLSAGNPKPIIPILKEAGVTVMVVTASVKQAVKAEEAGADIIVAEGYEAAGINSNDETTTMTLIPQIADAVSVPVAAAGGIGDGRGVAAALCLGAEGVQMGTRFIATKEALVHEAYKKKLLESSDVDTIIVGRSVGKIRRLVKTPYAALLAEVEKEGTTLEEFDTIADEASHIRGALEGKLAEGHINGGQIAGLIRDVPTVKELLNLMMEQYRTVIEGLNQNVKR; translated from the coding sequence ATGAATAGACTTACAGATTTATTACATATCGACTGCCCAATTATCCAGGGGGGAATGGGAAATATCAGTCATGCACAACTTACTGCGTCTATTTCAGAAGCAGGCGGGCTTGGAACGTTCGGCGTTGGTACCTTCCCTGCAGATCACGTGAGAATGGAGCTTGCTAGAATTAAAGAACTGACAGACCGTCCGTTTTGCGTAAATATTCCGATACGCGTACAGCCCGATGTGAAAGAGATGATCAGGCTTGTCCTGGATCTCAAAGTCCCGGTTGTTTCGTTATCAGCGGGGAATCCAAAGCCGATTATTCCAATTTTAAAAGAAGCTGGCGTAACGGTGATGGTTGTTACCGCCTCTGTTAAGCAGGCGGTTAAAGCAGAAGAAGCAGGCGCTGATATTATTGTTGCTGAAGGGTACGAAGCAGCGGGTATCAATTCCAATGATGAAACGACAACGATGACACTCATCCCGCAAATCGCTGATGCTGTCAGTGTGCCGGTTGCAGCTGCCGGGGGGATCGGTGATGGAAGAGGTGTCGCTGCAGCCCTTTGCCTCGGAGCAGAAGGTGTCCAGATGGGTACTCGATTCATTGCAACGAAAGAAGCTCTGGTCCACGAGGCTTATAAGAAGAAACTTCTGGAGTCCTCTGATGTGGATACGATTATCGTAGGCCGCTCAGTGGGTAAAATACGACGGCTCGTAAAAACGCCCTATGCAGCACTCCTTGCTGAAGTTGAAAAAGAAGGGACGACTCTGGAGGAGTTTGATACAATAGCCGATGAAGCAAGCCATATCCGGGGAGCATTGGAAGGGAAGCTTGCTGAAGGGCATATCAACGGCGGTCAGATTGCAGGTCTCATACGTGATGTCCCAACAGTTAAAGAGCTTCTCAACCTGATGATGGAACAATACAGAACCGTAATAGAAGGGTTGAACCAGAATGTAAAAAGGTAA
- a CDS encoding carbohydrate ABC transporter permease encodes MSSNTLRKIGLYLFIGVGALFILFPLYLTIVTAFKTPEESSRSFFTLPSSLNFSNFTQAAEMSNYFGAFLNSFFITSISVVLIIFLGSIAAFAIARNQDQMFYRIMYYFFVSGLFVPFQVMMLPLVQQLSTFGLLNKWGLIILYATYGLFQCVFLYVAYFKSIPREIEDAALIDGCGVFRMYWYIIFPMLKPMTVTLLVLNIIWIWNDFLMPLVILQRSSDWTLPLMQYVFESQYAANYNLAFASYLMVLLPVIIIYLFLQRHIIGGVSDGAVK; translated from the coding sequence ATGTCATCCAATACCTTACGTAAGATAGGGCTATATCTGTTCATTGGAGTTGGTGCGCTTTTCATTCTGTTTCCTCTTTATTTAACAATCGTAACTGCATTTAAGACACCCGAAGAATCATCCAGATCCTTCTTTACTTTACCGAGCAGTTTAAACTTTAGTAACTTTACGCAGGCAGCGGAAATGTCTAATTATTTCGGCGCATTTTTGAACTCTTTTTTCATCACGAGTATTTCTGTTGTCTTAATCATATTTTTGGGTTCGATCGCTGCTTTTGCAATCGCTAGAAATCAAGACCAAATGTTTTATCGTATTATGTACTACTTTTTTGTAAGTGGGTTGTTTGTTCCCTTTCAAGTTATGATGCTGCCACTCGTCCAACAACTTAGCACATTTGGATTGTTGAATAAATGGGGTCTGATCATTCTGTATGCGACATATGGACTTTTCCAATGTGTCTTTCTCTACGTAGCATATTTTAAATCCATACCTAGAGAAATTGAAGATGCAGCTTTAATTGACGGGTGTGGCGTTTTTCGAATGTATTGGTATATTATTTTCCCAATGCTTAAGCCAATGACAGTGACACTCTTAGTACTAAACATTATTTGGATCTGGAACGATTTCTTAATGCCATTAGTCATTTTACAGCGATCAAGTGATTGGACTTTACCTCTTATGCAGTACGTATTTGAATCACAGTATGCTGCAAACTACAATTTAGCTTTTGCATCTTACTTAATGGTACTGTTGCCAGTAATCATTATTTACCTATTCTTGCAACGCCATATTATTGGTGGCGTTTCTGACGGGGCAGTCAAATAA
- a CDS encoding dihydrolipoamide acetyltransferase family protein: MVEVKLHDVGEGMTEGEITQYLVNVGDHVKIDQPLVEVQTDKVSAELPSPVAGTVKEILAEVGEVVTVGTTVIVLEKEGAAVTPHESKASQEKEEPVSFTIKINKGRAERQSERVLATPYTRRIALENKVDIEQVSGTGPAGRVTDEDVFRFMKEGPSKTVEETSHEEAQQTTEPVSEKKEEAAPVRAGKTIPYRGRRKQIGKKMTHSLMTIPHVTHFDEVDVTNVMKLREELKAEGIKPVSVASFFIKALVFALKEYPVFNAVLDEEKEEIVLKEEYNIGLAADTDEGLIVPVVQGADRLSITGINDEMKRVMKLAKENKLSKKDLSGGTFTVSNVGPLGSTGATPIINHPEVALVAFHKTKKMPVVIDDEIVIRQMMNMSMSFDHRVADGATAVAFTSRFAEFIENPTKMMLEMM; encoded by the coding sequence ATGGTCGAAGTAAAACTGCACGATGTAGGAGAAGGAATGACTGAAGGAGAAATTACCCAGTACCTTGTGAATGTAGGCGATCATGTGAAAATCGATCAGCCGCTTGTTGAAGTACAGACAGATAAAGTGAGCGCCGAACTTCCATCCCCGGTAGCCGGGACGGTAAAAGAAATCCTTGCTGAAGTGGGAGAAGTTGTTACCGTCGGGACAACGGTCATTGTTCTTGAAAAAGAGGGGGCTGCTGTAACACCTCACGAAAGCAAGGCCTCACAGGAAAAAGAAGAACCTGTTTCTTTTACAATCAAAATCAACAAAGGCCGGGCCGAAAGACAGTCAGAACGGGTTCTTGCCACTCCGTATACAAGACGAATTGCGCTTGAAAACAAGGTGGATATTGAACAGGTCTCCGGAACCGGCCCTGCAGGACGGGTAACGGACGAAGATGTATTCCGTTTTATGAAAGAAGGACCCTCAAAGACAGTTGAGGAGACCTCCCATGAGGAAGCGCAGCAAACCACAGAACCGGTCTCAGAGAAAAAGGAAGAAGCTGCTCCTGTCCGTGCCGGAAAGACGATTCCTTACCGCGGACGGCGCAAGCAGATCGGAAAGAAAATGACGCACTCCCTTATGACAATTCCTCACGTTACCCATTTTGATGAAGTGGATGTCACAAATGTCATGAAGCTTCGTGAAGAGCTGAAGGCAGAAGGGATCAAACCTGTAAGTGTAGCATCCTTCTTTATTAAAGCCCTTGTTTTTGCCTTAAAGGAATACCCTGTATTCAACGCTGTCCTCGATGAAGAAAAAGAGGAAATCGTGCTCAAAGAGGAGTACAATATCGGTCTTGCCGCAGATACAGATGAAGGCCTTATTGTTCCTGTCGTGCAGGGAGCTGACCGGCTGTCCATTACAGGGATTAACGATGAGATGAAGCGTGTCATGAAGCTCGCTAAAGAAAATAAGCTCAGCAAAAAAGACCTCTCAGGAGGAACGTTTACGGTAAGTAATGTTGGACCTCTGGGAAGTACAGGTGCGACACCGATTATCAACCACCCGGAAGTAGCTCTTGTTGCTTTTCATAAAACGAAGAAAATGCCGGTTGTGATCGATGATGAGATTGTGATCCGCCAGATGATGAACATGAGTATGAGTTTTGACCACCGGGTTGCAGACGGCGCCACAGCTGTTGCTTTTACAAGCCGATTTGCAGAATTTATTGAAAATCCTACTAAGATGATGCTGGAGATGATGTAA
- a CDS encoding glycoside hydrolase family 32 protein yields the protein MNTTTYSIEQANRFIKEKEEEVKNTKYRLGYHIAAPTGWINDPNGLVFFRGEYHVFYQYYPYEAEWGPMHWGHAKSKDLINWEALPVALAPEFDYEKGGCFSGSAVVFQDKLYLIYTGHNEEKNPKEVQCIAVSEDGIHFRKSESNPVIPSPPEDGSEDFRDPKVSFRDGKWHMVVGSGKDGKGKVLTFTSQDLETWHYEGVLLESDGEQGTMWECPDLFTIGEYDVLIFSPMEMEGSKTRYVIGKIDEQNKFNPINNDEIDFGPDFYAPQTFEDNKGRRLLISWMNMWKKEMPEKEDGWAGALTIPRELSIKDQKLIMTVPEEFKELRGNLLENSKGILQHDKMVKPLRNLCIEVHANISLKETDAEVIGLEVVSELEERFFIGYNRSYGNLIVDRTKMKKGDKDKVEVQYKKDNNINFEMYFDTSSVELFVDEGEKVLSHRIYFAGEHLNIRNLSANGMTDYHDLKIWQLNI from the coding sequence ATGAATACTACGACATACTCAATTGAACAAGCAAATCGCTTTATTAAAGAAAAAGAAGAAGAGGTCAAGAATACTAAATATCGTCTTGGGTATCATATCGCAGCTCCAACAGGATGGATTAACGACCCTAACGGCTTAGTGTTTTTCAGAGGAGAGTATCACGTTTTTTATCAATATTACCCTTATGAAGCTGAATGGGGACCCATGCACTGGGGGCATGCCAAAAGCAAAGACCTTATTAACTGGGAGGCACTGCCTGTAGCCCTGGCTCCTGAGTTTGATTACGAAAAAGGGGGATGCTTTTCAGGAAGTGCTGTTGTGTTTCAAGATAAACTGTACTTGATTTATACAGGGCATAATGAGGAAAAAAATCCAAAAGAAGTACAGTGTATAGCTGTTTCTGAGGACGGAATTCATTTTAGGAAGTCAGAGTCCAATCCAGTCATACCTTCTCCACCAGAGGATGGGTCTGAGGACTTCCGTGACCCTAAAGTTTCTTTTAGAGACGGAAAGTGGCATATGGTTGTAGGATCAGGTAAGGATGGCAAGGGAAAGGTATTAACATTTACTTCACAAGATTTAGAGACTTGGCATTATGAAGGAGTTTTACTTGAGAGTGACGGAGAACAAGGTACGATGTGGGAATGTCCAGACCTTTTTACTATAGGTGAGTATGATGTGCTTATTTTCTCACCGATGGAAATGGAAGGTTCAAAAACTCGTTACGTGATCGGAAAAATAGATGAACAGAACAAGTTCAATCCGATAAATAATGATGAGATTGATTTTGGCCCAGATTTTTATGCACCTCAGACATTTGAGGACAATAAAGGGAGACGACTTCTTATCTCATGGATGAATATGTGGAAGAAGGAAATGCCCGAGAAAGAAGACGGTTGGGCTGGAGCCTTAACGATTCCGAGAGAACTCTCTATTAAAGATCAAAAGCTAATCATGACTGTACCTGAAGAGTTTAAAGAACTTAGAGGTAACCTTTTAGAGAATTCTAAGGGAATCCTACAGCATGATAAAATGGTCAAACCGCTTAGAAACTTATGCATAGAAGTACATGCAAACATAAGTCTGAAGGAAACAGATGCGGAAGTTATAGGGCTGGAGGTTGTTTCTGAGCTAGAAGAAAGGTTTTTTATTGGATACAATCGTTCATACGGCAATCTAATTGTCGATCGCACAAAGATGAAAAAGGGCGATAAGGATAAAGTCGAGGTTCAATATAAGAAGGATAACAACATTAATTTTGAGATGTATTTTGATACTTCCAGTGTGGAATTGTTTGTTGATGAAGGGGAAAAAGTCCTGTCACACCGTATTTACTTTGCAGGGGAACACCTTAACATAAGAAATTTAAGCGCAAATGGAATGACCGATTATCATGACTTAAAAATATGGCAACTGAATATCTAA
- a CDS encoding thioesterase family protein, translating to MKPGMKVGQEAAIDVVVTPEMYAQFEGNVVHPAYSTVTMVYHMEWAARQIILPYIEEHEEGIGADVKVRHLSPTPAGEHLTVKATLTELVKNKIVCELEVKHGDTFAGKGEVTQFILPKKDLREKIEQARTKSV from the coding sequence ATGAAACCGGGTATGAAAGTAGGACAGGAGGCGGCAATCGATGTGGTTGTCACGCCTGAAATGTATGCGCAATTTGAGGGAAACGTTGTTCATCCGGCCTATTCAACAGTGACGATGGTCTATCATATGGAATGGGCAGCGAGACAGATCATTCTGCCTTACATCGAAGAGCACGAAGAAGGAATCGGGGCTGATGTGAAAGTCAGGCATTTATCGCCCACACCTGCAGGAGAGCACCTCACTGTCAAAGCAACGCTCACGGAACTGGTCAAAAATAAAATTGTTTGTGAGCTTGAAGTGAAGCACGGCGACACCTTTGCAGGAAAAGGGGAAGTTACACAGTTTATTTTACCGAAAAAAGACCTGAGGGAGAAAATCGAGCAGGCAAGAACCAAGTCTGTCTGA
- a CDS encoding alpha-ketoacid dehydrogenase subunit beta produces MTTKTMTEVKTNKLTLVQAVTDGMRTMMKEHDDILVLGEDVGQNGGVFRATEGLVHEFGEDRVIDTPLAEAGIVGTSIGLAINGFRPIAEMQFLGFVYPAYEQIMTHASRIRSRTMSKFSVPMVIRAPYGGGIRAPEIHSDSVEALFTHMPGIKVVVPSNPYDAKGLLIAAIEDPDPVLFMEPMRSYRAFKADVPESKYTVEIGKAATLTEGEDVTVIAWGNMVSVAQKAVEQMSGDGVSCELLDLRTLYPLDRETIVESVKKTGRVVIIHEAPETGGAGNDVMALINDEAFLYLRAPMTKVAGFDAPFPFFALEEEYLPTPARVKHAIKEAVTF; encoded by the coding sequence ATGACCACAAAAACGATGACTGAAGTAAAGACAAATAAACTGACTCTCGTTCAGGCTGTAACGGACGGGATGAGGACGATGATGAAAGAACATGACGACATTCTCGTGCTTGGTGAGGACGTGGGACAAAATGGCGGTGTGTTCAGAGCAACTGAAGGCCTTGTCCATGAATTCGGTGAAGACCGTGTGATTGACACCCCCCTTGCGGAAGCAGGTATTGTCGGTACGAGCATCGGTCTTGCCATTAACGGGTTCCGCCCGATTGCAGAAATGCAGTTTCTCGGGTTTGTTTATCCTGCTTATGAGCAGATCATGACCCATGCTTCAAGGATCCGCAGCAGAACCATGAGCAAGTTCAGTGTGCCAATGGTCATCCGGGCACCATACGGGGGCGGCATCCGGGCACCTGAGATTCATTCGGACAGTGTAGAGGCTCTTTTTACACACATGCCGGGGATTAAAGTAGTGGTGCCTTCAAATCCGTACGATGCAAAAGGACTGTTAATCGCAGCCATTGAAGATCCGGATCCGGTATTGTTTATGGAACCGATGAGGAGCTACCGGGCTTTTAAAGCAGATGTGCCTGAATCTAAATATACGGTTGAAATCGGCAAAGCCGCAACGCTCACTGAAGGTGAGGATGTGACGGTTATTGCCTGGGGAAACATGGTGAGCGTTGCCCAGAAAGCAGTTGAACAAATGTCCGGGGACGGCGTTTCCTGTGAACTTCTCGATCTTAGAACGCTGTATCCCCTGGACCGGGAAACGATCGTTGAGTCTGTCAAAAAAACCGGACGGGTCGTTATTATTCATGAAGCTCCTGAAACAGGAGGCGCCGGCAATGATGTGATGGCGCTGATTAATGATGAAGCTTTTTTATATCTTCGTGCACCAATGACAAAAGTGGCAGGATTTGATGCGCCATTTCCGTTTTTTGCCCTGGAAGAAGAATATCTGCCAACACCGGCACGAGTGAAGCACGCAATTAAAGAAGCGGTCACGTTTTAG
- a CDS encoding gamma carbonic anhydrase family protein, which produces MIYPYNNKTPQIDESVFLAPGSHVIGDVTIGKGSSVWFNAVLRGDEAPIRIGERCNIQDNSTLHLYNEFPLILEDEVSIGHNVILHGCTVRKGSLIGMGATILDGTEIGEWSLIGANTFIPSGKKIPPRSLVLGSPGKVVRELTADDFALIRLTIDTYYQKGKEFKEQLVR; this is translated from the coding sequence ATGATTTATCCGTATAATAACAAAACACCGCAAATTGATGAAAGCGTATTCCTTGCTCCCGGATCTCATGTTATTGGTGATGTGACGATCGGGAAAGGATCGAGCGTCTGGTTTAATGCCGTCCTCCGGGGGGACGAAGCACCAATTCGTATCGGCGAACGCTGCAACATCCAGGACAACTCCACGCTTCACCTGTACAATGAATTTCCTCTTATTTTAGAAGACGAAGTATCGATTGGACATAATGTCATCCTCCACGGATGTACCGTAAGAAAAGGATCGCTTATCGGGATGGGTGCAACGATTCTGGACGGTACGGAGATCGGTGAATGGTCACTCATCGGGGCCAACACCTTCATCCCTTCAGGCAAAAAAATCCCCCCCCGCTCTTTGGTTCTCGGGTCTCCGGGTAAAGTTGTCCGTGAGTTAACAGCTGATGATTTTGCTCTTATCCGTCTGACCATTGATACATATTACCAGAAGGGCAAGGAATTTAAGGAACAGCTTGTACGCTGA
- a CDS encoding Leu/Phe/Val dehydrogenase, whose product MLSFEKISEHEQVVFCNDEDTGLQAIIAIHNTTLGPALGGCRMRPYANVDEALEDVLRLSKGMTYKCAAADVDFGGGKAVIIGDPDTDRSPELFRAFGQFVESLNGRFYTGTDMGTTPDDFVHARKETNCIVGVPEAYGGSGDSSVPTSLGVIYGLKATCKMLYGTDSLAGKRYAIQGLGKVGFKVAEALLAEGAKLFVSDINQEALLEISMRSEQLGGSVKIVAGPDIYEAEADIFVPCALGGIINDETIGRFKFEAIVGSANNQLLHMKHADMLRDRGILYGPDYIVNSGGLIQVADELYGPNKERVLRGTKAIYETLTEIYLQSDIRGISTHEAANDFCEARIESRKKRNSFFSHNKRLKWQVRN is encoded by the coding sequence ATGCTATCATTTGAAAAAATCAGTGAACACGAGCAGGTGGTGTTCTGTAACGATGAAGACACAGGGTTACAAGCAATTATTGCCATACATAATACAACACTCGGCCCGGCGCTGGGCGGATGCCGTATGCGGCCGTATGCAAATGTGGATGAGGCACTTGAGGATGTACTCCGGCTGTCAAAAGGGATGACTTACAAATGTGCCGCAGCAGACGTTGATTTCGGAGGGGGAAAGGCGGTCATAATCGGAGATCCGGACACAGACCGGTCGCCGGAATTGTTCAGGGCATTCGGACAGTTTGTAGAATCATTGAACGGACGTTTTTATACAGGAACAGATATGGGAACGACCCCGGACGATTTTGTTCATGCAAGAAAAGAAACGAACTGCATTGTCGGTGTTCCGGAAGCCTACGGAGGCAGCGGGGATTCATCTGTACCGACATCCCTGGGGGTTATTTACGGTCTTAAAGCCACGTGCAAAATGCTTTACGGAACTGATTCTCTTGCAGGGAAGCGTTACGCCATTCAAGGTCTTGGAAAAGTCGGGTTTAAAGTAGCCGAAGCCCTTCTTGCAGAAGGGGCCAAGCTGTTTGTTTCAGACATTAATCAGGAAGCGCTTCTGGAAATCAGCATGCGCTCCGAACAGCTCGGGGGAAGTGTCAAAATCGTTGCGGGTCCTGATATTTACGAGGCAGAAGCAGATATCTTCGTCCCGTGTGCCCTCGGAGGCATTATTAATGATGAAACCATCGGCCGCTTTAAGTTTGAAGCTATTGTAGGCTCTGCAAACAACCAGCTTCTTCATATGAAACACGCAGATATGCTTCGTGACCGGGGAATTCTTTACGGACCGGATTACATCGTGAACAGCGGCGGTCTTATCCAGGTGGCAGATGAACTGTACGGACCTAATAAAGAACGTGTTCTCCGGGGCACGAAGGCGATTTATGAAACACTCACAGAAATTTACCTGCAATCAGACATCCGGGGTATTTCCACCCATGAGGCGGCAAATGACTTTTGCGAAGCAAGGATCGAAAGCCGCAAAAAACGAAACAGCTTTTTTTCTCATAATAAACGGTTGAAGTGGCAAGTGCGCAATTAA
- the pdhA gene encoding pyruvate dehydrogenase (acetyl-transferring) E1 component subunit alpha encodes MENKFPIRQVMDGEGNLTDSSYHLTEELIKEMYKKMLRARTLDKKSVNLQRQGRIGTYAPFEGQEAAQVGSASALGEGDWMFPTYRDHAATLTFGHSVSTIMLYWKGRVEGCVPPDGKNIFPPAVPIATQLPHATGAALAEKRKGTDRVAIAYFGDGATSEGDFHEGLNFASVFKAPVVFFNQNNGYAISVPIEKQMNSKTIAQKGLAYDMDSVRVDGNDVFAVYFETQKAIEKARRGEGPTLIEAVTWRYGAHTTADDPTKYRDQELSLEKRNQIDPLLRLERYMEKQGMWDAAWMEQVLKQCDEEIEKAVWEMENYPEPDVNDIFDHVFKEPVWPLERQKEAYLSQKRGETV; translated from the coding sequence ATGGAAAACAAGTTCCCAATCAGGCAGGTCATGGATGGAGAGGGAAACCTCACTGATTCATCGTATCACCTGACAGAAGAGTTGATTAAAGAAATGTACAAGAAAATGCTCAGAGCCCGAACGCTCGATAAAAAGAGCGTGAACCTCCAGCGGCAGGGAAGAATCGGTACCTATGCACCATTCGAAGGACAGGAAGCGGCCCAGGTTGGCAGTGCCTCGGCCCTTGGAGAAGGAGACTGGATGTTTCCGACATACAGGGATCATGCTGCAACACTTACATTCGGGCACTCTGTTTCAACGATCATGCTTTATTGGAAAGGCCGTGTCGAAGGGTGTGTGCCACCGGATGGAAAAAACATATTCCCGCCGGCGGTTCCGATCGCCACACAGCTCCCCCATGCTACAGGGGCAGCCCTGGCTGAAAAAAGAAAAGGCACAGACCGTGTTGCCATTGCCTATTTCGGTGACGGAGCGACGAGTGAAGGGGATTTTCATGAAGGGCTGAACTTTGCCAGTGTCTTTAAAGCACCGGTCGTCTTTTTTAACCAGAACAACGGGTATGCCATCAGTGTCCCGATCGAGAAGCAAATGAACTCCAAAACCATTGCCCAAAAAGGGCTTGCCTACGATATGGATTCAGTACGAGTGGATGGGAACGATGTGTTTGCTGTGTACTTTGAAACACAAAAAGCGATTGAAAAAGCACGCAGGGGTGAAGGGCCGACACTCATTGAAGCTGTTACATGGCGGTACGGGGCTCACACGACAGCCGATGACCCGACTAAATACCGGGACCAGGAACTGAGCCTTGAAAAGCGGAATCAAATTGATCCTCTCCTGAGACTGGAGCGGTATATGGAAAAACAGGGTATGTGGGACGCGGCCTGGATGGAACAGGTGTTAAAGCAGTGTGACGAAGAGATTGAAAAAGCTGTATGGGAAATGGAAAATTACCCTGAGCCTGACGTGAACGATATTTTTGATCACGTATTCAAGGAGCCTGTCTGGCCCCTGGAGCGGCAAAAAGAAGCGTACCTATCTCAAAAACGGGGTGAAACGGTATGA